One segment of Radiobacillus kanasensis DNA contains the following:
- the purM gene encoding phosphoribosylformylglycinamidine cyclo-ligase has translation MTNAYQQAGVNVEAGYRAVDLMKKHIQKTNRSEVIGGVGAFAGLFDLSNLTKYDQPVLVSGTDGVGTKLKLAFEMDKHDTVGIDLVAMCVNDIVAQGADPLFFLDYIACGKNEPEKIEQIVKGIADGCVEAGSALIGGETAEMPGMYQEGEYDLAGFVVGIANKPNIITGEKVQAGDTIIGLPSSGVHSNGFSLVRKMIADYQLNLSDHIETFGKTLGEELLTPTRIYVEAIAALKREVEIKGISHVTGGGFYENIPRALPAHLGAHIHQGSWEVPAIYPFLQEKSSISTEELFGVFNMGVGMAVIVDKDVAEQALQILSEKGENAAIIGEVVEGSGVVLS, from the coding sequence ATGACTAATGCATACCAACAAGCTGGTGTGAACGTAGAGGCTGGTTACCGAGCAGTCGATTTAATGAAAAAACATATTCAGAAGACGAACCGTTCAGAAGTTATTGGGGGAGTTGGAGCATTCGCTGGACTGTTTGATTTAAGTAATTTGACGAAGTACGACCAGCCTGTTTTAGTTTCAGGAACGGACGGAGTTGGTACGAAGCTCAAGTTAGCCTTTGAAATGGATAAACATGACACAGTTGGGATAGATCTTGTTGCGATGTGTGTAAACGATATTGTCGCGCAAGGTGCAGATCCTCTCTTTTTCCTCGATTACATTGCTTGCGGAAAAAACGAACCAGAAAAGATTGAACAAATCGTAAAAGGAATTGCGGACGGTTGCGTAGAGGCTGGAAGTGCCTTAATTGGTGGTGAAACTGCTGAAATGCCTGGCATGTACCAAGAGGGAGAATACGATTTAGCTGGTTTTGTTGTCGGCATTGCGAACAAACCAAACATTATTACTGGTGAGAAGGTTCAAGCTGGTGATACAATCATTGGACTTCCTTCAAGCGGCGTTCACTCGAATGGTTTTTCTCTTGTAAGAAAAATGATTGCCGATTATCAACTGAATCTTTCCGATCATATTGAAACATTTGGGAAAACGCTTGGTGAAGAATTATTAACGCCAACCCGAATCTATGTAGAAGCGATTGCTGCTCTTAAAAGAGAAGTCGAGATCAAGGGGATTTCCCACGTTACAGGTGGAGGGTTTTATGAAAATATTCCACGTGCACTACCAGCCCATTTAGGTGCGCATATCCATCAAGGTAGCTGGGAAGTTCCAGCTATCTATCCTTTCCTTCAGGAGAAGAGCTCCATCTCTACGGAAGAACTTTTCGGAGTTTTTAATATGGGAGTTGGAATGGCTGTCATTGTCGATAAAGATGTAGCCGAACAAGCTCTTCAAATCCTTTCTGAAAAGGGAGAAAATGCTGCTATTATTGGTGAAGTAGTAGAAGGCAGTGGAGTGGTATTGAGCTAA
- the purN gene encoding phosphoribosylglycinamide formyltransferase gives MKKTKIAVFASGTGSNFDTIVRERKAGHLNVEVCLLVCDKPEALVVEKASQYGIPTFAFEAKSYENKEGFEREIEKQLKKLEVEWVILAGYMRLIGPTLLQAYPNRMINIHPSLLPAFPGKDAIGQAFDAGVKVTGVTVHFVDEGMDTGQIIDQEALRILDSDDRDSLQKRVQEVEHRLFPATIQKLISERGNQNEKKSTH, from the coding sequence ATGAAAAAGACAAAAATAGCTGTGTTTGCTTCTGGAACGGGAAGCAACTTTGACACAATTGTAAGAGAAAGGAAAGCAGGTCATCTAAACGTGGAGGTTTGTTTACTCGTTTGTGATAAACCGGAAGCATTGGTTGTAGAGAAAGCAAGCCAGTACGGGATCCCTACTTTCGCTTTTGAAGCAAAAAGTTATGAGAATAAGGAAGGCTTTGAGAGAGAAATAGAGAAGCAATTGAAAAAGCTTGAGGTGGAGTGGGTTATATTAGCAGGATATATGCGATTAATTGGTCCGACACTCCTTCAGGCATATCCAAACCGAATGATTAATATCCATCCATCTTTGCTACCGGCATTTCCTGGAAAGGATGCGATTGGTCAAGCGTTTGATGCAGGAGTGAAAGTGACGGGCGTAACGGTCCATTTTGTGGATGAAGGAATGGATACGGGGCAGATTATCGATCAAGAGGCATTAAGAATATTAGATAGCGATGACCGAGACTCTTTACAAAAAAGGGTACAGGAAGTGGAGCATCGCTTGTTTCCGGCCACCATTCAAAAACTGATTAGTGAGAGAGGTAACCAAAATGAAAAAAAGAGCACTCATTAG
- the purH gene encoding bifunctional phosphoribosylaminoimidazolecarboxamide formyltransferase/IMP cyclohydrolase, whose protein sequence is MKKRALISVSDKTNIVEFAKGLNEVGYEVISTGGTLKQLQDAGVEAVAVSDVTGFDEILNGRVKTLHPIIHAGLLARRDNPDHVKQLEERNITPIDVVVVNLYPFKNTIAKPDVTQEDAIENIDIGGPTMLRSAAKNFQDVAVVVDPADYEEVLAKLKEGSLSAEYKKGLSAKVFRHTANYDAMIAAYFAEITEEKYPETYSLTYEKAQSLRYGENPHQQAAFYKEANVTGASIANAKQLHGKELSYNNIQDANAALEMVMEYDQPASVAVKHMNPCGVGIGETIAAAFEKSFKADPVSIFGGIVALNRPVDKETAEQLKDIFLEIVIAPSFTEEALAILTVKKNIRLLETPVDTKSKPKQKVVSVVGGLLIQDADFGTISESDLTFPTDRKPTEQELKELLFSWKVVKHVKSNAIVVAKADQTLGVGAGQMNRVGAARIALEQAGEKAQSAVLASDAFFPMPDTVEEAANAGIKAIIQPGGSKRDEDSIKACNEHGIAMVFTGMRHFKH, encoded by the coding sequence ATGAAAAAAAGAGCACTCATTAGTGTTTCCGATAAAACGAACATTGTGGAGTTTGCAAAAGGATTAAACGAAGTTGGCTACGAGGTCATTTCAACAGGTGGTACGTTAAAACAGCTTCAAGATGCAGGAGTAGAAGCGGTTGCTGTTTCGGACGTAACCGGGTTTGATGAAATTTTAAACGGTAGAGTAAAGACGTTGCATCCGATTATCCATGCGGGTTTATTAGCTAGAAGAGATAATCCGGATCACGTGAAGCAATTGGAAGAGCGAAACATTACACCAATCGATGTAGTCGTTGTAAATCTTTATCCATTTAAAAATACGATTGCAAAACCTGATGTAACACAAGAGGATGCGATTGAAAATATCGATATCGGTGGACCAACCATGCTTCGTTCCGCCGCGAAGAATTTTCAAGATGTAGCGGTTGTCGTGGATCCAGCAGATTATGAGGAAGTATTAGCAAAATTAAAAGAAGGCAGCCTGTCTGCTGAATACAAAAAAGGGCTATCTGCGAAAGTGTTCCGTCATACAGCGAACTATGATGCGATGATTGCAGCTTACTTCGCTGAAATTACGGAAGAAAAGTACCCGGAAACATACAGTCTTACATATGAAAAAGCTCAATCACTACGTTACGGAGAAAACCCTCATCAACAAGCAGCTTTCTATAAAGAAGCCAATGTAACTGGAGCTTCTATCGCGAATGCGAAGCAATTACATGGAAAAGAATTGTCGTACAACAATATTCAAGACGCCAATGCCGCATTAGAAATGGTTATGGAGTATGATCAACCAGCTTCTGTCGCGGTGAAGCATATGAATCCATGTGGAGTAGGGATTGGCGAAACGATTGCAGCTGCATTTGAAAAGTCTTTTAAAGCAGATCCTGTTTCCATATTTGGTGGAATCGTAGCATTAAACCGACCTGTCGATAAAGAAACAGCAGAGCAATTGAAGGATATTTTCTTGGAGATAGTAATTGCTCCATCTTTTACAGAGGAAGCTTTGGCCATCTTGACGGTGAAGAAAAATATTCGTTTGCTAGAAACCCCAGTAGATACGAAATCAAAACCAAAGCAAAAAGTAGTAAGCGTAGTTGGTGGATTACTTATCCAGGATGCCGATTTCGGTACGATCTCAGAATCAGACTTAACGTTCCCAACCGACCGCAAACCAACTGAGCAAGAACTAAAAGAGCTATTGTTTTCTTGGAAAGTCGTGAAGCACGTGAAATCGAACGCGATTGTCGTAGCAAAAGCAGATCAAACCCTAGGAGTAGGTGCGGGTCAAATGAACCGTGTTGGAGCAGCTCGTATTGCTTTAGAGCAAGCAGGCGAAAAAGCACAAAGTGCGGTGCTAGCTTCTGATGCTTTCTTCCCGATGCCAGATACAGTAGAGGAAGCGGCAAATGCTGGAATTAAAGCCATCATTCAGCCGGGTGGATCGAAGCGAGATGAAGATTCTATCAAAGCTTGTAATGAACATGGAATTGCCATGGTGTTTACAGGTATGCGTCACTTTAAGCATTAA
- the purD gene encoding phosphoribosylamine--glycine ligase, with translation MKVLVIGSGGREHSLVQKLNGSKRVKKVFAAPGNGGMENEATCVPIKETEIGDLVRFAKEEQITWTIVGPEVPLLAGIVNAFQEAGLKVFGPTQEAALIEGSKDFAKAFMKKYSIPTADYQTFTKVEEAKAYIREKGAPIVIKADGLAAGKGVIVALQEEEALRAVENMLVDNQFGDAGSKVVVEEFLDGKEFSLMAFVNGEHVYPLTPARDHKRAFDGDKGPNTGGMGAFAPIPDLDPSQVQLAIERILKPAAKGLVQEGRSFTGILYAGLIETAEGPKVIEFNARLGDPETQVVLPLLENDIIQVVEDVTAKKDPKLTWTEGFCLGTVVAAQGYPGAYEKGKPIPKLDTVDTNCFVVHAGTTKDGEQLVSNGGRVLLIGSVAASLEESQRDNQRLLQCFGTSKDFFYRTDIGFPK, from the coding sequence GTGAAGGTACTAGTAATTGGTAGCGGGGGCCGCGAGCATAGCTTGGTTCAGAAGCTAAACGGAAGTAAGCGTGTGAAAAAGGTATTCGCAGCTCCTGGTAACGGTGGTATGGAGAATGAGGCGACGTGTGTGCCGATTAAAGAGACAGAGATTGGGGATTTAGTTCGCTTCGCAAAAGAAGAACAAATTACGTGGACAATCGTGGGACCAGAAGTACCTCTTCTTGCAGGTATCGTCAATGCTTTTCAAGAGGCAGGGCTAAAGGTATTTGGTCCAACACAAGAAGCGGCTCTTATTGAAGGTAGTAAAGATTTTGCTAAAGCATTTATGAAAAAATATTCGATTCCTACAGCCGATTATCAAACGTTTACGAAGGTAGAAGAGGCGAAAGCCTATATCCGTGAAAAAGGTGCCCCAATCGTGATTAAGGCGGATGGATTGGCAGCGGGTAAGGGAGTCATTGTTGCTTTACAAGAAGAAGAAGCCTTACGTGCAGTTGAGAATATGTTGGTCGACAATCAATTTGGGGATGCGGGAAGTAAAGTGGTGGTTGAGGAATTTTTAGACGGAAAAGAATTTTCCTTAATGGCATTTGTGAATGGGGAACATGTTTATCCACTTACTCCAGCTCGAGATCACAAGCGAGCGTTTGATGGAGATAAAGGACCGAACACTGGTGGGATGGGGGCATTTGCTCCTATTCCGGATTTAGATCCTTCCCAAGTTCAACTTGCTATTGAGAGAATCCTGAAACCAGCTGCAAAAGGACTTGTTCAGGAAGGGCGTAGCTTCACAGGCATTCTATATGCAGGTCTAATTGAGACGGCAGAAGGTCCTAAAGTAATTGAGTTCAATGCAAGGTTAGGAGATCCGGAGACACAGGTTGTCCTCCCACTGCTAGAAAACGACATCATTCAAGTTGTCGAGGATGTTACAGCAAAAAAAGATCCGAAGTTAACCTGGACTGAAGGCTTTTGCCTTGGCACAGTAGTAGCCGCGCAAGGTTATCCAGGAGCTTACGAGAAAGGAAAGCCTATTCCAAAGTTAGACACGGTGGATACGAACTGCTTTGTGGTTCATGCAGGAACCACAAAAGATGGGGAACAGCTCGTTTCAAACGGTGGAAGAGTGTTACTAATTGGATCTGTCGCAGCATCTCTCGAGGAATCGCAACGAGACAATCAGCGTCTTTTACAATGTTTTGGCACTAGTAAAGACTTTTTCTATCGTACGGACATCGGATTTCCAAAATAA
- a CDS encoding YgaP family membrane protein: protein MQQNVGNVDAYIRLTCGFTMLSYATARMIKNPNKEGSIAMAGLAAMKIAEGISRYCPMIDCINRTLESKNMQKKQQAE, encoded by the coding sequence TTGCAACAAAATGTTGGGAATGTTGATGCATATATCCGTCTTACTTGTGGATTCACTATGTTAAGTTATGCAACGGCAAGAATGATTAAGAATCCGAATAAGGAAGGTTCCATTGCAATGGCTGGTTTAGCTGCCATGAAAATTGCAGAAGGAATTTCCCGTTACTGCCCAATGATTGATTGTATCAATCGTACGCTGGAATCTAAAAACATGCAAAAAAAGCAACAAGCAGAATAG
- a CDS encoding adenine deaminase C-terminal domain-containing protein produces the protein MNEHLYRWRNRELREHVSVIDGNLAPSILIKNITYLNVFLKQWIKAHIWVYQDRIVYVGDKLPTNVDETEIIDANGKYAVPGYVEPHAHPFQLYNPHQLAKYASQTGTTVLINDNLMWLFLLKEKEAFSLLDEFTQLPVSMYWWSRYDCQSIIQEEHDMFGDEKVLRWINHPAVMQGGELTAWPQVMKDDDHILYWMQETKRLRKPIEGHFPGASESTLVKMLLLGASADHESITGQEAYDRIRLGYQVGLRHSSIRPDLPKLLDELQELGVRNFDMLTLTTDGSTPSFYKDGMINELIRIAIEKGIPLEEAYRMATYNAAKHFHMDDRFGSIAPGRVAHINILEQPDNPTPTSVLAKGQWIRKNGQQVSVEDSVQLDSFFKKLDLDWDLCEDDMQFSLPIGMKMTNDVIMKPYPINIDPTVEKIPSNFDEAFLMLVDRQGRWRINTLIDGFTSKLGGMVTSYSTTGDIACIGKSKKDIQLAFDRMKEMGGGIVLVDEGEVLFELSLPLAGIMYDGDMEELIEKELHLKKLLKDFGYKFHDPVFTLLFLSSTHLPYIRITPKGIVDVKKKEVLFPSIMR, from the coding sequence ATGAATGAGCACCTTTATAGATGGCGAAATCGTGAACTTCGAGAACACGTATCTGTGATCGATGGCAATCTCGCCCCATCCATTTTAATAAAAAATATTACCTATCTAAATGTGTTTCTCAAACAGTGGATAAAAGCACACATTTGGGTGTATCAGGACCGAATTGTTTATGTGGGAGATAAGCTTCCAACGAACGTCGATGAAACGGAAATTATAGATGCGAATGGGAAATACGCAGTTCCAGGATATGTGGAACCACATGCACATCCCTTTCAGTTATATAATCCCCATCAGCTAGCCAAGTATGCATCACAAACCGGAACCACGGTGTTGATTAATGACAACCTAATGTGGTTATTTTTATTAAAAGAAAAGGAAGCGTTTTCATTATTAGATGAGTTTACGCAGCTACCAGTTTCGATGTATTGGTGGTCTAGGTATGATTGTCAAAGCATCATTCAAGAAGAGCACGATATGTTTGGAGATGAAAAGGTATTAAGATGGATCAATCATCCAGCTGTTATGCAAGGTGGCGAATTGACGGCATGGCCCCAAGTCATGAAGGATGATGACCATATTTTATACTGGATGCAGGAAACTAAACGGCTAAGAAAACCGATAGAAGGACATTTCCCTGGCGCTTCCGAATCTACATTAGTTAAAATGCTCCTGTTAGGAGCCAGTGCAGATCACGAATCGATTACAGGACAAGAAGCGTATGACCGAATTCGATTAGGGTATCAAGTGGGACTTCGCCATTCCTCTATCCGTCCAGATTTACCAAAGCTTTTAGATGAATTACAGGAATTAGGTGTGCGTAACTTTGACATGCTAACGTTGACGACAGACGGATCCACTCCATCGTTTTATAAAGATGGAATGATCAACGAGTTAATCAGGATTGCGATAGAAAAAGGGATTCCCTTAGAGGAAGCGTACCGAATGGCTACGTATAATGCAGCTAAGCATTTTCATATGGATGATCGCTTTGGCAGTATCGCGCCAGGTCGTGTAGCCCATATCAACATTTTGGAGCAGCCAGACAACCCAACACCTACATCCGTTCTTGCGAAAGGGCAATGGATCCGAAAAAACGGACAGCAAGTTTCCGTTGAGGATTCTGTTCAACTAGATTCCTTCTTCAAGAAGCTGGATTTAGATTGGGATTTGTGCGAAGACGATATGCAATTTTCTTTGCCAATCGGAATGAAAATGACCAATGATGTCATCATGAAACCTTACCCTATTAATATTGATCCAACCGTAGAAAAGATCCCATCGAACTTTGACGAGGCTTTCCTTATGCTTGTCGATCGGCAAGGAAGATGGAGAATTAATACACTGATTGATGGTTTTACGAGTAAGCTTGGAGGAATGGTTACGTCTTATTCGACAACCGGAGATATCGCTTGCATAGGAAAGAGCAAAAAGGATATCCAACTAGCCTTTGACAGGATGAAGGAAATGGGTGGAGGTATCGTCTTAGTAGACGAAGGTGAGGTTCTATTTGAATTAAGTCTTCCACTCGCAGGTATTATGTACGATGGAGATATGGAAGAGTTGATAGAGAAAGAGTTACACTTGAAAAAACTGTTAAAAGACTTCGGATATAAGTTCCATGATCCAGTCTTTACGTTGTTGTTTCTATCCTCGACTCACTTGCCATATATTCGGATTACACCGAAGGGAATTGTCGATGTAAAGAAGAAAGAGGTTCTATTTCCCTCTATTATGAGGTAA
- a CDS encoding DUF3048 domain-containing protein, translated as MFKKKTGIIVFILLLLVVLVACKEKDTAESAPKETEEPKETEPVEEEPKFVYPFTGIKTNEQVNNRAVAVMVNNYYKARPQTGLSKADIVFEILAEGNITRFIAFFQSQQPEVVGPVRSAREYYFNLAKDYNALYIYHGAATHVEAELQATGPDNLSGSIYDNDGYLFKRADFREAPHNSYLQFENVYEEAAEQGYEVEVEYEPLPFLTEEEIPNIQGNTATDISFSYFSNDPIHYKYDTASEKYLRYNGDMQTVEYETDEAIQLDNLFILETAHAVIDDAGRREIDLQSGGNALLIQKGKVQEVQWQNVDGRILPYKDGQPVGLVPGQTWVNVIPERIGLNSITIQ; from the coding sequence TTGTTTAAGAAAAAGACTGGAATCATAGTATTTATATTATTACTTCTTGTGGTGTTGGTAGCTTGTAAAGAAAAGGATACCGCCGAATCTGCACCAAAGGAAACCGAAGAACCGAAGGAAACGGAACCAGTAGAAGAGGAACCTAAATTTGTCTATCCTTTTACAGGAATTAAAACGAATGAACAGGTGAATAATCGTGCGGTTGCCGTTATGGTCAATAACTATTACAAGGCACGTCCACAAACAGGACTTTCCAAAGCGGATATCGTGTTTGAGATTTTAGCAGAAGGAAACATTACGCGGTTTATTGCTTTCTTCCAAAGTCAGCAGCCAGAGGTCGTTGGACCGGTAAGAAGTGCACGCGAGTACTATTTTAATTTAGCTAAAGATTATAATGCTTTATATATTTACCATGGTGCTGCAACTCATGTGGAAGCAGAGCTGCAAGCGACGGGCCCAGATAACTTAAGCGGTTCGATTTATGATAATGATGGGTATTTATTTAAGCGAGCGGATTTCCGGGAAGCACCGCACAACTCGTATCTTCAATTCGAAAATGTTTATGAAGAAGCAGCGGAACAAGGTTATGAAGTCGAGGTGGAATATGAACCACTCCCATTCCTAACCGAAGAGGAGATCCCAAACATTCAAGGAAATACGGCAACGGATATTTCTTTCTCCTATTTCTCTAATGATCCGATTCATTACAAGTACGATACGGCATCGGAAAAATATTTGCGGTATAATGGAGATATGCAAACGGTCGAATACGAGACAGACGAAGCGATTCAACTCGATAACTTATTTATTTTAGAGACTGCACATGCTGTTATCGATGACGCAGGTAGACGAGAAATTGATTTGCAATCTGGTGGAAATGCGTTGTTAATCCAAAAAGGAAAAGTTCAAGAGGTCCAATGGCAAAATGTAGATGGGAGAATTCTTCCTTACAAGGATGGGCAACCAGTTGGACTTGTCCCAGGACAAACGTGGGTTAATGTTATACCAGAACGCATAGGCTTAAACAGTATTACGATTCAATAG
- a CDS encoding YerC/YecD family TrpR-related protein codes for MQIDKLRGQQLDELFDAILSLKDREECYRFFDDIATMSEIQSLAQRLQVAKMLQDGYTYGVIVKESGASTTTISRVKRCLTYGNDGYKMVLERINQTEEE; via the coding sequence ATGCAAATAGACAAGCTTCGTGGACAACAGCTCGATGAGTTGTTTGACGCCATTCTTTCTTTGAAAGATCGCGAGGAGTGCTATCGTTTTTTTGATGACATAGCCACAATGAGCGAAATTCAATCACTTGCACAAAGACTTCAAGTTGCAAAAATGCTACAAGATGGCTATACCTATGGGGTTATCGTGAAGGAATCAGGGGCATCCACCACAACGATTTCTCGAGTGAAAAGGTGCTTAACCTATGGGAACGATGGCTATAAAATGGTGTTAGAACGAATCAATCAAACTGAAGAAGAATAA
- a CDS encoding Gfo/Idh/MocA family protein — MIRFGVIGTNWITESFLDAATEVKDFSLTSVYSRTEEKAKEFADKHQATHTYTEIEEFAKSEEFDAVYIASPNSYHAEQAILCMNYGKHVIIEKSIASNAKEVESIIEAAEKNGVVVMEALKTTFLPNFQAIKENLHKIGTVRRYFASYCQYSSRYDAYKEGTILNAFNPKFSNGSLMDIGVYCTYPMVALFGKPNKLLASSFLLDSGVDGQGSIMFEYDEMSGVVMYSKIANSYIPSEIQGEKGSILIDNFNSPTHVEIRYKDGTTEDITREQVDNTMYYEAKAFIETIQSGKKESDVNSLEQSLITAQLLEEARKQTGVVFPADQ; from the coding sequence ATGATCCGTTTTGGAGTTATTGGGACGAATTGGATTACAGAAAGCTTTTTAGATGCCGCGACTGAAGTTAAAGACTTTTCCTTAACATCGGTGTATTCAAGAACCGAAGAAAAGGCAAAAGAATTTGCGGACAAACATCAAGCAACACATACATACACAGAGATAGAGGAGTTTGCAAAAAGTGAGGAATTCGATGCGGTTTATATAGCAAGCCCTAATTCCTATCACGCAGAACAAGCGATTCTATGTATGAATTACGGCAAACACGTGATCATTGAAAAATCGATTGCTTCCAATGCGAAAGAAGTGGAAAGTATTATCGAAGCTGCTGAGAAAAATGGTGTCGTGGTGATGGAAGCATTGAAAACAACCTTCTTGCCAAACTTTCAAGCGATCAAGGAAAACCTACATAAAATTGGAACAGTTCGTCGTTATTTTGCGAGCTATTGTCAATACTCTTCTCGATATGATGCGTACAAAGAGGGAACAATCCTAAACGCGTTTAATCCTAAGTTTTCAAACGGCTCCCTAATGGATATAGGCGTGTACTGCACATATCCGATGGTTGCCTTATTTGGAAAACCGAATAAGCTTCTCGCTTCTAGTTTTTTACTAGATTCTGGAGTAGATGGACAAGGGAGTATAATGTTTGAATACGATGAGATGAGCGGAGTAGTCATGTATTCCAAAATCGCTAATTCCTACATTCCTTCTGAGATTCAAGGGGAAAAAGGGAGCATCTTAATCGATAACTTTAACTCGCCAACTCATGTAGAGATTCGCTATAAAGACGGCACAACCGAAGACATTACACGAGAACAAGTGGATAATACGATGTATTACGAAGCAAAAGCGTTTATTGAAACGATTCAGAGTGGTAAAAAAGAATCTGATGTGAACTCCCTAGAACAATCACTCATCACAGCACAGCTATTAGAAGAAGCAAGAAAACAAACCGGAGTTGTTTTCCCAGCGGATCAATAA
- the pcrB gene encoding heptaprenylglyceryl phosphate synthase: protein MYDMKKWSHVFKLDPNKEITDEQLEKICESGTDAIIVGGTDDVTLDDVLNLLARIRRYTVPCVLEISNQESVTPGFDFYYIPTVFNSKDKKYVIDIQHEAVKEYGDVLDWDEIFVEGYCVLNPDAKVFQYTNCAMPDDADVVAYAQMAEHMFHLPIFYVEYSGTYGDPKLVEKVKDKLNQTLLFYGGGISSAEQAKEMKKFADVVVVGNSIYENFKEALKTVRAVKE, encoded by the coding sequence ATGTATGACATGAAAAAGTGGAGTCACGTGTTTAAGCTTGACCCGAATAAAGAAATTACAGATGAACAACTAGAGAAGATTTGTGAATCGGGAACCGATGCGATCATCGTCGGGGGAACAGATGATGTTACCTTGGATGATGTGTTAAATCTACTTGCGAGAATAAGAAGATATACAGTGCCTTGTGTACTTGAAATATCCAACCAAGAATCGGTAACACCTGGATTTGACTTTTACTATATTCCAACGGTGTTTAATAGCAAAGATAAAAAATATGTCATAGACATCCAACACGAAGCAGTAAAGGAATATGGGGATGTACTTGATTGGGATGAAATCTTTGTTGAAGGATATTGCGTTTTAAATCCCGATGCAAAGGTCTTCCAATATACGAATTGCGCAATGCCGGATGACGCAGATGTCGTTGCCTATGCGCAAATGGCTGAGCACATGTTTCATTTGCCCATTTTCTATGTGGAATACAGCGGGACTTACGGAGATCCCAAGCTTGTTGAAAAAGTGAAGGACAAGCTCAATCAAACCTTGTTGTTTTACGGCGGAGGGATAAGCTCTGCAGAACAAGCAAAAGAAATGAAGAAATTTGCGGATGTAGTCGTAGTTGGGAATAGCATCTATGAAAATTTTAAAGAAGCATTGAAAACGGTACGAGCAGTTAAAGAATAA